In a single window of the Amycolatopsis sp. cg5 genome:
- a CDS encoding deoxyguanosinetriphosphate triphosphohydrolase, whose protein sequence is MEDVYTAHDRARWLEEAPKGSALPGSRSDGRSPFSRDRARVLHSAALRRLAGKTQVVGPGEGAEVSGVPRTRLTHSLEVAQIGRGIAEELGADPDIVDTAGLAHDIGHPPFGHNGERALNEVARSCGGFEGNAQTLRILTRLEPKVGDAGLNLTRACLDATTKYPWPKEPGNPKYGVYADDLAAFTWLREGAPDRARSLEAQIMDWSDDVAYSVHDVEDGVLAGRISLRVLADKEERSAIAEAAAKHFSKQSVSTLESAAHELLDLPVVAAFASERHGSLAGQLALKRLTSELVGRFAAAAVTGTRAKHGDGPLTRYAADLAVPEQVAAEVALLKALALRYVMSDKRRLAMQDGQRQMVIELVTLLTSRAPEALDPIFVPAWEAAPDDDARLRVVVDQVASLTDAQAQAWYSWHTGRHG, encoded by the coding sequence GTGGAAGACGTCTACACCGCTCATGACCGGGCGCGATGGCTCGAAGAGGCGCCCAAGGGTTCCGCGCTGCCCGGCTCGCGCTCCGACGGGCGCAGCCCGTTCTCCCGTGACCGCGCCCGCGTGCTGCATTCGGCCGCGCTGCGGCGCCTCGCGGGCAAGACCCAGGTGGTCGGGCCGGGGGAGGGCGCCGAGGTCAGCGGCGTGCCGCGGACCCGGCTGACGCACTCGCTGGAGGTCGCGCAGATCGGCCGCGGCATCGCCGAGGAGCTGGGCGCCGACCCGGACATCGTCGACACCGCGGGCCTCGCGCACGACATCGGGCATCCGCCGTTCGGGCACAACGGCGAGCGGGCGCTGAACGAGGTCGCGCGGTCGTGTGGCGGGTTCGAGGGCAACGCGCAGACGTTGCGCATCCTGACCAGGCTGGAGCCCAAGGTCGGCGACGCCGGGCTCAACCTGACGCGTGCCTGCCTGGACGCGACCACGAAGTACCCGTGGCCGAAGGAGCCCGGCAACCCCAAATATGGCGTCTACGCGGACGATCTCGCGGCGTTCACCTGGCTGCGCGAGGGCGCGCCGGACCGGGCACGCAGCCTCGAAGCGCAGATCATGGACTGGTCGGACGACGTCGCGTACTCGGTGCACGACGTCGAGGACGGGGTGCTGGCAGGCCGGATCTCGCTGCGCGTGCTGGCCGACAAGGAAGAACGCTCGGCGATCGCGGAGGCCGCGGCCAAGCATTTCTCGAAGCAGTCGGTGTCCACTTTGGAGAGCGCGGCGCATGAGCTGCTCGACCTGCCCGTGGTCGCGGCGTTCGCGTCGGAACGGCACGGTTCGCTCGCCGGGCAGCTCGCGCTCAAGCGGCTGACCAGCGAACTCGTCGGGCGCTTCGCGGCGGCCGCGGTCACCGGTACCCGCGCGAAGCACGGCGACGGCCCGCTGACCAGGTACGCGGCCGATTTGGCCGTGCCGGAGCAGGTCGCGGCCGAGGTCGCGCTGCTCAAGGCGCTCGCGCTGCGGTACGTGATGAGCGACAAGCGTCGCCTGGCCATGCAGGACGGGCAGCGTCAGATGGTCATCGAGCTGGTCACGCTGCTGACCAGCCGGGCGCCCGAGGCGCTCGACCCGATCTTCGTGCCGGCCTGGGAGGCGGCGCCGGACGACGACGCGCGGCTGCGGGTGGTCGTCGACCAGGTCGCGTCGCTGACGGATGCCCAGGCCCAGGCTTGGTACTCGTGGCATACCGGCAGGCACGGGTAG
- a CDS encoding serpin family protein, producing the protein MASSDEHLRFCWTLHRALAPSGGNACFSPFSIASALGLLRQSVRGRAADELDTVTAGSEPGLLHQATDLRDAEIAVSNTLWAWDRLPLNEDFSLDDWPGGRVASAPFVSDPEGAREVINADVAKTTRDLIPELLQAGTIAPDTVAALVNALYLKTAWQKPFVDRNTALAPFHVHDETREVPTLWQEETLGHGARDGWQIVTLPAGGGVEAVVLLPDGDLGEAECELDGTRLGRLLSATEDKMVRLSLPKFAIDVRSPLTATLKELGVRTIFSPSADFTPLSPSKELHVAEVLHQSVLRIDEQGLEGAAATAATMRLTAMITDDPVEVVVDRPFLLLVRHAGTGVVYFFTRVVEP; encoded by the coding sequence ATGGCTTCCTCGGACGAGCACTTGCGCTTCTGCTGGACGCTGCACCGGGCGCTCGCGCCGTCGGGCGGCAACGCCTGCTTCTCGCCGTTCTCGATCGCGAGCGCGCTCGGCCTGCTCCGGCAGTCGGTGCGCGGGCGTGCGGCGGACGAGCTGGACACGGTGACCGCCGGCTCCGAGCCCGGCCTCCTGCACCAGGCGACGGACCTGCGCGACGCGGAGATCGCCGTGTCGAACACGTTGTGGGCGTGGGACCGGCTACCGCTCAACGAGGACTTTTCGCTCGACGATTGGCCGGGCGGGCGGGTCGCTTCGGCGCCGTTCGTGAGCGACCCCGAAGGCGCGCGCGAGGTGATCAACGCCGACGTCGCGAAGACGACGCGTGACCTGATCCCCGAGCTGCTGCAGGCGGGCACGATCGCGCCGGACACAGTCGCCGCGCTGGTCAACGCGCTCTACCTCAAGACGGCGTGGCAGAAGCCGTTCGTCGACCGCAACACCGCGCTCGCGCCGTTCCACGTGCACGACGAGACCCGCGAGGTGCCGACGCTCTGGCAGGAGGAGACGCTCGGCCACGGCGCGCGCGACGGCTGGCAGATCGTCACGCTCCCGGCGGGCGGCGGCGTCGAAGCGGTCGTCCTGCTGCCGGACGGCGACCTCGGCGAGGCCGAATGCGAGCTCGACGGCACCCGGCTCGGCAGGCTGCTGAGCGCGACCGAGGACAAGATGGTCCGGCTTTCCCTGCCCAAGTTCGCGATCGACGTCCGCAGCCCGCTCACCGCGACGCTGAAGGAACTCGGAGTGCGGACCATCTTCAGTCCCAGCGCGGATTTCACCCCGTTGAGTCCCAGCAAGGAGTTGCACGTCGCCGAGGTGCTGCACCAGTCGGTGCTGCGGATCGACGAGCAGGGTCTCGAAGGCGCGGCGGCGACCGCGGCCACCATGCGGCTGACCGCGATGATCACCGACGACCCGGTGGAGGTCGTCGTCGACCGGCCTTTCCTGCTGCTGGTGCGGCACGCCGGAACGGGTGTGGTCTACTTTTTCACCCGCGTCGTCGAGCCCTGA
- a CDS encoding glycosyl transferase produces the protein MSLDPAEPFDFDEEPEVLEVAEPPGRKWRRADVGIVLGYLLFSLILYSGQWLNFTSGYLWNSASDQNLWEWFFDVTARNVVNLDNPLSSNLQNYPLSVNMMANTAMLGLGIPLTPITLLFGPTVTWAIALTGGLAGSAAAWYWVFSRHLVSSRAGAAIGGAFCGFAPSMVSHGNAHPNFVAWFLLPFIVLKLIQLAQGLRPVRNGVILGLLTAYQIFLGEEPLLITGVTFLIFGLAYVLSRPSEIPAMIRPFATGCGIGTAVALVLAGFPLWWQFFGPESYQAIEHGSVGNDTAAFTRFATQSIAGDAKAAADVSMNRTEENAFFGWPLIVFMVVLTIWLWRDRFARSMAIAMYAMAWLSLGVQIIAAHEETGIPGPWKWFNELPLLESVLESRFAMGCVPLIGALLAVATHRVFALGPGTREVPLRLLWIGAILAVLLPIAPTKLIVKDRPPTPAFFADGTWKSYVSGGTVVTVPLPSGGESEPLHWQMDAKLGFPMPEGYFVGPNGPDDKRGRYGAIQRPTSILLDQVKQSGSAPPIDDTMRAQAVDDLRYWNADVLVLIPRQNEFAFRSTVDLLLNRPGQFVNGVWIWDTRDLTP, from the coding sequence ATCAGCCTGGACCCGGCCGAACCTTTCGACTTCGACGAAGAACCCGAGGTCCTCGAGGTCGCCGAGCCGCCCGGCCGCAAGTGGCGCCGCGCGGATGTCGGCATCGTGCTGGGCTACCTGCTGTTCTCGCTCATCCTGTACAGCGGGCAGTGGCTGAACTTCACCAGCGGCTATCTCTGGAACAGCGCGTCCGACCAGAATCTGTGGGAGTGGTTCTTCGACGTCACCGCGCGCAATGTGGTGAACCTCGACAACCCGTTGTCGTCGAACCTGCAGAACTATCCGCTCAGCGTGAACATGATGGCCAACACGGCCATGCTCGGCCTCGGCATCCCGCTGACGCCGATCACGCTGCTCTTCGGCCCGACGGTCACCTGGGCGATCGCGCTGACCGGCGGGCTCGCCGGCTCCGCGGCCGCTTGGTACTGGGTCTTCTCGCGTCACCTGGTGTCTTCGCGGGCGGGCGCGGCGATCGGCGGCGCCTTCTGCGGCTTCGCGCCTTCGATGGTCTCGCACGGCAACGCGCACCCGAACTTCGTCGCGTGGTTCCTGCTGCCGTTCATCGTGCTGAAGCTGATCCAGCTCGCGCAAGGGCTCCGGCCCGTGCGCAACGGCGTGATTCTCGGCCTGCTCACGGCGTACCAGATCTTCCTCGGCGAAGAGCCGCTGCTCATCACGGGCGTGACGTTCCTGATCTTCGGCCTCGCCTACGTGTTGTCCAGACCAAGCGAGATCCCGGCCATGATCCGCCCGTTCGCGACCGGCTGCGGCATCGGCACGGCGGTGGCATTGGTGCTCGCCGGCTTCCCGCTGTGGTGGCAGTTCTTCGGACCCGAGAGCTACCAGGCCATCGAGCACGGCTCGGTCGGCAACGACACGGCGGCGTTCACCCGCTTCGCGACCCAGTCGATCGCGGGCGACGCGAAGGCGGCCGCCGACGTCTCGATGAACCGCACCGAGGAGAACGCCTTCTTCGGCTGGCCGCTGATCGTGTTCATGGTGGTCTTGACCATCTGGCTGTGGCGCGACCGCTTCGCCCGCTCGATGGCGATCGCCATGTACGCGATGGCGTGGCTTTCGCTGGGCGTGCAGATCATCGCGGCGCACGAGGAGACCGGCATCCCCGGCCCGTGGAAGTGGTTCAACGAGCTGCCGCTGCTCGAATCGGTGCTCGAATCCCGGTTCGCCATGGGCTGTGTGCCTCTGATCGGCGCGCTGCTGGCGGTCGCGACGCATCGCGTGTTCGCACTCGGCCCCGGCACCCGCGAGGTGCCGCTGCGGCTGCTCTGGATCGGCGCGATCCTCGCGGTGCTGCTGCCGATCGCGCCCACGAAGCTGATCGTGAAGGACCGGCCGCCGACGCCCGCGTTCTTCGCCGACGGCACCTGGAAGTCCTACGTGTCGGGCGGCACGGTCGTCACGGTCCCGCTGCCCAGCGGCGGCGAGTCGGAGCCGTTGCATTGGCAGATGGACGCCAAGCTCGGTTTCCCCATGCCGGAGGGCTACTTCGTCGGCCCGAACGGCCCCGACGACAAACGCGGCCGCTACGGCGCGATCCAGCGGCCGACGTCGATCCTGCTCGACCAGGTCAAGCAGAGCGGCTCCGCGCCGCCGATCGACGACACGATGCGCGCGCAGGCCGTCGACGACCTGCGCTACTGGAACGCGGACGTGCTGGTGCTGATCCCCCGGCAGAACGAGTTCGCCTTCCGGTCCACAGTGGACTTACTGCTGAACAGGCCAGGCCAGTTCGTCAACGGCGTCTGGATCTGGGACACCCGCGACCTCACCCCGTGA
- a CDS encoding carboxymuconolactone decarboxylase family protein, with protein sequence MPRLTAIKYADAGLLLKFAYRFARKRYGAVPEPLAITAHHQGLLRASAVHELMVEKSAKTLPLSVRELAVYRTATQLGCSWCVDFGTMLQLHEGLDIERLKKIDDYATSPAFSHQERLAIAYADAITATPVAVTDEQVAELEAEFGRKGVIELTYLISLENSRGRMNSALEITDQGFTSGAACEVPLR encoded by the coding sequence ATGCCCCGCCTGACCGCGATCAAGTACGCCGATGCCGGACTGTTGCTCAAGTTCGCCTACCGGTTCGCCCGCAAGCGCTATGGCGCGGTGCCGGAGCCGTTGGCCATCACCGCGCACCACCAGGGTCTGCTGCGGGCTTCCGCGGTGCACGAGTTGATGGTCGAAAAATCGGCGAAGACGTTACCGCTGAGCGTGCGTGAACTCGCCGTCTACCGGACCGCTACCCAGCTCGGGTGCTCGTGGTGCGTCGACTTCGGGACCATGCTGCAACTGCACGAGGGCCTCGACATCGAGCGGCTCAAGAAGATCGACGACTACGCGACCTCGCCCGCGTTCAGTCACCAGGAGCGCCTCGCGATCGCGTACGCCGACGCCATCACCGCCACCCCGGTGGCCGTGACCGACGAGCAGGTCGCCGAGCTGGAGGCCGAGTTCGGCCGCAAGGGCGTCATCGAGCTGACCTACCTGATCTCGCTCGAGAACTCGCGCGGGCGGATGAACAGCGCGCTGGAGATCACCGACCAGGGCTTCACCTCGGGCGCGGCCTGCGAGGTCCCCCTCAGGTAG
- a CDS encoding sigma-70 family RNA polymerase sigma factor gives MNALDVLADEFATHRSHLVAVAYRLTGTVSDAEDAVQESWLRIAGLTDAQRAAIIDHRAWLTTVVSRICLDRLRSAAVRREQYVGEWLPEPIVTPIGNAPSPDPLEAAVLDDGIRLAAMVVLDKLTPEQRVAFVLHDAFSVPFAEIGEILGCSAAAARQHGSRGRRALADADPPPRVALAEQQAILEKFTVALLSGDIRAVAEVLHPDVVLIGDSNGKARTTRQIMVGADKVIRFFQGLLRKYQPDAFDRSSPVLVNGDLGFYIPAVPEPTAGFPPVDAHVDAVSIRDGKIVAIYDIANPDKLTRLTNPAS, from the coding sequence ATGAACGCGCTGGACGTACTGGCCGACGAATTCGCCACCCACCGGTCCCATCTGGTGGCGGTGGCCTACCGCCTCACCGGCACGGTCAGCGACGCCGAAGACGCGGTCCAGGAGTCGTGGCTGCGCATCGCCGGCCTGACCGACGCCCAGCGTGCCGCCATCATCGACCACCGCGCCTGGCTGACCACCGTGGTCAGCCGGATCTGCCTGGACCGGCTCCGCTCGGCCGCCGTGCGCCGCGAGCAGTACGTCGGCGAGTGGCTGCCGGAGCCGATCGTCACCCCGATCGGCAACGCGCCGTCGCCGGATCCGCTGGAGGCCGCGGTGCTCGACGACGGCATCCGGCTGGCCGCGATGGTCGTGCTCGACAAGCTCACGCCGGAGCAGCGCGTCGCGTTCGTGCTGCACGACGCGTTCTCCGTGCCGTTCGCCGAGATCGGCGAGATCCTCGGCTGCAGTGCCGCCGCGGCCCGCCAGCACGGGTCACGCGGGCGCCGCGCGCTCGCCGACGCCGACCCGCCGCCCCGCGTCGCGCTCGCCGAGCAGCAGGCGATCCTCGAGAAGTTCACGGTCGCGCTGCTGAGCGGTGACATCCGCGCGGTGGCCGAGGTGCTGCACCCGGACGTGGTGCTCATCGGCGACTCGAACGGCAAGGCCCGCACCACCCGGCAGATCATGGTCGGCGCCGACAAGGTCATCCGGTTCTTCCAGGGCCTGCTGCGGAAGTACCAGCCCGACGCGTTCGACCGGAGCTCGCCGGTGCTGGTCAACGGCGACCTGGGCTTCTACATCCCGGCGGTGCCCGAACCCACCGCCGGTTTCCCGCCGGTCGACGCGCATGTCGACGCCGTCAGCATCCGCGACGGCAAGATCGTCGCGATCTACGACATCGCCAACCCGGACAAGCTCACCCGCCTGACGAATCCCGCTTCTTAG